Within the Oceanispirochaeta sp. M1 genome, the region TGGGCAATAGGTCTACTTTCAGGGGGAAGTACTTTCCGTAAAATGCTGTTTCGAAATCCTGTACTATACTTACTCAATATGTTGTCCTCCGTATTAAATACTGTGACAACTATCTTGAACTATAGGGCTTCCTTTAATGAAATTGAATGGATAACATCAAGACAATATAATGAACGAGAACTAGAATCTTCTATGCGAAATTTTATTAGAGAAAGAGACTTATCATTAATTTGGTTAAACAAGATATCAAATCCGGATTTAGATTCAAAGCATATTGGAGATGGTATCAATAAAAAGAATATAAGTGCCGGAGATTTACTAGCATCATGGATGGGACATGATTTATTTCATATGAAACAAATCATACTGCTAAAGTGGGATATTCTAAAGAAATGGTCAGAACCGTTCTCGCCAGAGTATTCAGGATTCTACGATTAAATGGGAATATAATTTAGACTATCAAAAATTGCTTAACACCAACCTCAAAAATTGCATCCGATAACCAGCCTACTGTAAATTTATGAAGATACCTTGTACGTATCAATAATCAAGGTAATAAGTTATCATAAAATCAACTGCCGTTTCCTTATAATTCAATACTCCTTTATAATGTTGATTAAAACTTCATGAACGAACATCGTGTTATATCATTTACCAGGCATAAGAAAAGGAGTCCTGTAATGCAGGGAATGACAAGGATTATACTGCTCTTGGTAGTACTATCTATCTTACGGGATCTGTGAGTAATCCGGGCAGCGAATCAATAAGCTACAGCTGGACTGCTTCCTCTGATAACCCAACAGATATTACATTGTCAAACAGTAAAACTTATGAAGCCAGTTTTGATATTTCCTTTGACCTGGATGAAGGGGATTATATCTTTACACTCACGGTCAGTGATGGGACAAGTACAGTAACAGATTCTATTACCGTCTCTATATATTATATGGATAAACTAATAGCCTCCGATGGGGCTGCTTCTGATAATTTTGGAAGATCTGTGAGTCATTTTCAGGATAAGGGAGGGATAAGTGTCCACCCATAGGATAGATCCTCATAAATGAACTCTATTGATTTATACAGCATTCATCAGTATCTAAATTTATATGGAACTCTTCATCTGCACAGTGAATCTTCTCTTCCTGACAGGACATGAGACACATTAGGCTTACCAGGGAGATCATAAGTATCATTTGTTTTTTAATCATCTCGTGTGATATCCTTTCATACAGTAAGCACAACCATCCACATTTTTATGGTGTCCTCTAGCAATTCTCATAGCTTCATTGTCTGTGTTTGCTCTAAAGTAAATTCGCTTACTTTTGTATGGAAGTGGGGAATCAGAGCATGCTGCAATTTTATGTACTTCGTGTTCTCCATCTTTATTAACACAATATAATAACATTTCTGAGCTCCTTATAATAATCGTATGATTATTATACCTTGTGAAATCCATTTGTATATCGGCCAAAAGGTTGAAATTTGCGTATTAACATAACGGCCAAAGGGCTACAGTATTTATTGCGGTCAATCGATAAAACATTCCCTCTCAGCTACACTGCAGAATAAAAAAACTTCCCCCAGACACCCGCATAGGAAAGCCCTGTGCGATGATTTACGGATGCTTGCGAGTAAAATGATGGGAATGCGGGATCAGCCGTCCGGAACAAAGTCATCCATAACGGGTATACCCACATCACCGTTCTTCATCGAGCCTCTGTGCAGCAAGGGTAAATCAATTTCATCTCCGACTTCCCTACTTCTTTGTATATTTGACACTCAAAGAATAATTGATTCACACGGTTGGAAGGATCTTCTGAGAGAGAAACCTTCTGTTTGTGTATTCTGATAATCACAATAACCGGTCACTCCCCTTTAATTTGGATTTCAAACAGAATACCACCGAGGGAGTATCTGTGTCATATTCTCCAATCAGGCTTTATGAAAATGAGATATTATGGTTTTCCTGGAAATGTAACAAAAAGAAAAGTCTTAATTTATGCAGAAAATTGCCAGGTGTTAACATGATGAGGGTGTATTAAGAGAAGAAAACTTAATGGAAATATTTATTCGTATGACAGGCTCTGATCCTACAGTCGGTCCTATTTGTGAAAAAGTACGCCTGAAAAGTATTGAATCACTCAAAATACCACTGATCTATTCATAATATTCTCAAGATATCATAACGATTCTCTTCAAGTTATGCATAGAACCACTTAATTTGAGTGTTTATTCAATGAGGATATATTCTTTGTCATTAATCTTTTCAAATACGCAAAACAGAACAGGATGAAGTGTAAAAATATTTCCGGGTCTACAAAGTAACATCCGTCCGAAAATTGGATTCTGCCAAAATAAAAGATCTGCTGATTCATGGAGGGCTGCTCCTGCACATTATTCTGCGTAATAATCCCAAAAAATACTACACATGGTATGACGAACAGTTGAGTGATCCCGATACTAAATGACTACTGTTTCGAAATTTCCCTGAACTGATCAGAAATATTCAACAATGCATCTATTAAATCAGGATCAAACTTTTTCCCAGAGTCATCTACAATTATTTTCATTGCCTTTTCATGGGAAAAAGCACTCTTATAAGGTCGGCTGGTAGTTAAGGCATCATATACATCAGAGATGGACATAATCCTCGCAGAGAGGGGGATTTCTTCAGCTATTGTTCCAAAGGGATATCCCGAGCCATCCCAGTTCTCGTGATGATATAAGACAATTTGATACCCTATTTCAAAGAAAGACTGAAAATCAAGAGACTCTGAGGCGTTTTTCAATACCTTGGCACCAAGTTGAGGATGTGTTTTAATGATTTCAAATTCCTCTGCACTCAACTTTCCCGGTTTTTGTAAAATACTGTCAGGGATACCCACTTTACCTATATCATGTAACGGAGCAGAACGCTCCAGATCATCCAGATATGCTTTGGTCAGATAGTTTTTATACTTATCAACTTTGGATAACTCAGAACCTAATATTTTACAATAAAGACTGGTTCTATTTATATGTGCACCTGTATTATCATCTCGAAGCTCTGCCAATTGGGACATGGTATAAATGGTCAGAGACTGACTCTTATCAAGCTTATCAAGAGCTTTACTCTGATTATAATAGACTCGGCTGAACAGGAAAAAAAGGCTAGAATAGAATAAAAAGCCCCCTATAAAAATCATTAGTATCACTAATTTTCTATTTTTTATAATACTCTTTCGTAGATTAGGATCAAGATCTAAGATCTCAACGGTTCCAATATTTTCTTCTTCAACTATGATTGGAATGTAATAGTAAACAAGGAAATAAGGATTTTCACTCTGAATATGATAAGAGATATCCTTATGTTCCAGATTCTTAATCATTGTATTAAAAGGAGAGGAGTTCTCGGGAATATTCTGATCCTTAAATTGCCAAATGACTTCATTCTCCCGGTTTATGATGCGAAACTGTTTTACAGTTGGATACTGGAGTAAATCAGTTTTAAAGTGTAACCATCGGATGTCCGGGGTCTCTACATTGAAACTGTCATGATGTTCATCTTTTTCTGAAGAATCAGGAGTCTTATTTAATAAGGTATGATTATCAAGCAAAGGAATAATTTCAGAATAGTTCTCTGGAATGGCTCTGACATAAGACTGATAAAAATCTGAATGGCCGATAATCATCTGGTGTTTTATCTGATTTACCAATACCCAGCTCATCAGAAAAGCTATGATTATCGTCATACAGAGAGAAATGAAGGAATACTGAACTAATAAGTTATTCTTTATTCTTAATGATCCCAAAGTAGCCCCCCTCTTATTGATAGAGAATAGTAGAAAATCGCTCCTTTGGATAGGATCAATGAAGCATCCGGTGAAATGGTTTTTCTGTTAAAAGAACAAACCCATTTCATTAATGTCTCCGTATTATTTATTGATCTTCAACATTTTCCAATAAATCAGAAAACCTCTTAGATAGAGTATCTGAGCCATAAATTGAATGTACTCTGGTCTTGAATACAATCCGATACTGACATTTAAAAAGATATATCATGACAACTGCTGCTAATTAAACCTAACTATAGTTTTTAAAGTTCTTCACGATTTTCAGTCCTCCTCATAGGCCCCCATAGACCAGCCGGCAGCGTCAATATTGTCGGGCCCGTTATCAGGTCCTGTTCTAAGATCTGTTCGCTCATTTCCATCCCGGTCTTCATCATCAATATTGGCCCATAGGCTTGCATTGATACCCCTCTGACGTACATTCACAGGAAAGGATGCACTCAGACTCCAGTCATTATCATCCATGGACGAGAGATCATTGTCAGGACCATCAATATCTAAAAACTGGGGATTCAGATCCTCATTGCCTGTACAATGGGTCAGGGCATTAATCAGGGCTTCAGTATCATAACTCGAGGAATCAAATCTTCTGTAGAGGACAGTACTGCCGTTTTTATCCTAGAAGTCATTATTTCCGATATAGGTAGGACTGCTGATATTTTTGTCGCTTTCATAAATGCAGTAACTATTAACAGTGCTGCCAGAAAACAGAATATCATTGACAATATCCGGCTGTGAATCATCCATCAGGATGATTGTGGGACTTCCAATAACGGGCCCGCCGGAAATTGTATTATTCTCAATAAGGGGCATGGCATTATCAATATCAATTCCGGCGGACATCCCGGGAACACGGGGAGGTTAATTATATCATGATATAATTAACAGATGAAAATTTTTAAACTAACCCTGATCACATTCTTTTTATTTACATTGTTATGCCACGGAAATAGTGTTACGGAGAATAATGGGACAGTCCGTGTCGGTGTAACCGATTGCGATTATTCCAGCTTAAGATCAGCCCTTGAGAACACCTCTGAAAATGTGAGTTGTATCATGCTGGAAGAAGGTGCGTTTATAGAATCGGGTCTTGTCGTAGACAGGGATTTAATCATCATTGGAGAAGGCAGGAACAAAACCTTTATCCGGGGAGATGCAGAATCCGGTAAAGCCGGAGACAGAGTCTTTACAATTGCCGAAGGAGCAGAAGTTCGCTTAATAGCCTTGACCATTGAAAATGGTGTGGCTCATGGGGATCTGCGACGGGGGGGAGGCATATTGAATTTGGGGACCCTGAGGATGGAAGACTGCCTGGTCCGGAACAATGCTGCAGTATACGGCGCAGGACTTGATAACAGAGGCAGGGCCATTATCTCAGACTCTGCTTTTACCGGGAATTTTACCATTCCCATGAATATGGCAGAAAGAACCAGCGGCTCAGGATGTTTAGGGAGCGGCGGGGCCATTAAGAATGAGCCCGGGGGTATACTGCATATGATAGATTGCTTGATAGAAGAGAACAGTGCCATGGTACGGGGAGGAGCACTTTTTGTGAGCTGTGAATCACGAGCGGTTCTGAACACTTGTACGATAAAAAACAACAAGGCAGACCGGGGGGGAGGCGCCGTGTATATCAGGGGAGACCTGACTCTCATCAATAACCACATTACAAAGAACACAACCAGGATAGGTGCCGGGGGTGTGCATGTGACGGGGTTCCTTAATTTTTCAAAGAATGTAATCAGAGAGAATAGCCTGAGTGATCTGACTGTTGAGAGCAGTATTCTGCTTGATGGCAGCGATAGGATCGGGATAGATAAGAAAAATCGTATTGAAATTAGGAATGTGATGGATTAGTTAGTGAATACTGCCTATCAATAACTACTTCTGTTTTTTGATATGCAAGATCTCTCTAAATTTCTGAAACTAACCATGTTTCTCGATCAGCAATCTCCCCTCTTTTCATTTTGCTCTTAACATCTTCAAAATTTGTTTCATCAACAATCCATCCAAGTATAAGATCTGGGTTAATTTCTCTTACATATGGATGAAGTGCTAAAGACAAGTATTCTTCCTCATGTTTTTGATGAATTTTAACCTCATCAAAATTCATTAACTGATCCCGAATTGTATTATCCAGTACAGCAGTAACCTTTTGTCCTATTCTTGTATTCTTTCTGTTTTCTCCAAAAACATTGTATTCTGGTAAATCACATACGCCAAAACCATCTATATATGTCATCGAATTCTTGTATCCGTTTTTCCAATGCAAATAACTATTTTTAGAAAAAGCAGCTGAATACTTTTTCGAATAAACTTCCTTAGCTAAAAACATAATTTCATTATGGACTGTATAAGGTAATGCTCCTTGATATCCTGACATTGAGACCGAAATCAGATGATTATTTCCGGTGTCAGCTTTTATTCCTATAGAGTCAATCATCTCTAGAGAACTAAAATCAAATCCATAATAAATCATTCCAAAGTTGTTTATTTCTCGTATTTTTATTCAATCATTTTTGATACTGCATAACGTTCCAATAAATTGACGGCTTGTCCCTGGAGCGAAACAAAGGGCGGAATTTTTAAACAGAGACCAAATAGAGACCAAACAGAGAATTCTATTTGCTACTTCATTCACTCATCCAGAAAACTAAGGGGAAAACGCATAAACACAATCTCTTCAGCGTAATAATTAGCACCTTTCTCAAAAATGCATCCAATTATATCATTTTCGGCGTCAATCAGCGAAAGCGCAGAATAAGATGCCATGCCCTCATAGAGGATCTTAGATTTTGACCAGGTTTTGCATTCATCATCACTCAAACGCACTGTCATCATCTCGCGGTGAAGTGAATCAGCTGGATTGGTAAATAGGTAGAGGCTCCCCTCAGGCTTTTCAATTTTAATGAGGCTCCCCTCGCATGCGGGATCGGGAAGCGCTTTGTCATATGTATAATCGAGCCACGTCAACCCTTGATCTTCGCTTATGGCAGTGACGCGGTGGCCGGGTTTAACGGGACGGATATTGATATAGAGATCCCCGTTATCGAGCTCTACGAGTGTTCCCTCTTCTCCAGTCGGAATTGTTCCGCCCAATTCCCATGTGCTGCCTCCATCTTTGCTGAAAATAACATGACCCTGCATCTTCCTGTCTACAATATGGTCCGCAGGTATGATAAGGGTTCCATCCTTCAGCTGAATACCGTTACTCGGACCAGTTGCGTACCAGGTCCAGTTGGGAAGCTTTACATCCTGGGTTATCTCGATGGGCTCTGACCAGGTTTCGCCGTTATCTTCGCTGTGCATCTTCCAGGCCGTGTCATTTTGTTTGCAGAAAATCAGCCAGATAAATCCAGTTTTTCTATCCACAACCGGGCAGGCATTACCGATGATCAGATTTCCCTCCTCCATGAGCACCTCGAGTGGTGTCCATGTACTGCCCAGATCGTAGCTTTTACGCAATACGACATCCGTTTTGGACCAGTCATCCTTATGCTCTGTGCGCGCCTCTGCGAAAGAGAGAATCGTGCCATTGGGCACTGTAATCATAGTGGGAATCTTAAAGGTGTTGTATCCAGCCTCGCCTTGAGCGTAGAGCACTGTTCTGAAAGGCGAATCTTCAGGATATGGTTTTGCCGTGGCATCCGGTGGTAAAGTGAGAACCGCGCCAATTACTGCGCCCATCAGAACAAGCACTAAAGCCGAAGCAACCGCTCGTCTACTCGCCCCTGATATAGCCTTTTTGCGCAATGCTTTAACAATTATTGATATTCCGGCAGGAACCAGAAGCAATAGCAGCAGCGCTCCCAATATCGGTGCCATAAGGATCATAAGATAGAGCTTGTCAGCCGCCAGATACTCGGTTGTATTATAGAGATCGAGTGCGCCGACCAAGGCTCCCACTCCCACAACAATTGCAAAGAGAGGAATTATATAGTTGCTGAGAAAATTACCGCGACTCTCCTTGATGTCCTTTTTTTTAACAAACCCGAGAATGCCCAATAGGACAATGATGAATCCGCCAACGGCAATGGCGCCGTAGAACACGGGATAATACGGTCTGACAGTCGGCTTAAATTGCTCGTATACAAGAAAATCCCAAAACACAATTGGAATACATATAAGAATCCCTCCCACAGTAATCATGAGAAGGGAAATCGCCCAACTCACAATTTCATGGAGTTTGGTCTTTGCCAAGATTGTCTTTTTCATTGTCATATAGCTCCCTTTCATTTTGGCCGGATTGTTCAGTTTGGCCAATAAGTTATGTTTTACTGGTAGTAATTTTAATCATTGAATAACATTCTGTTATATAGATCTATTTTTGGTTGTTACAAATACTTCTCAATATTTTCCTCTACAATTGCTGAGTAGAAAGCATGTTGCTTGTTCTTTGAATAAGCCCTTCATTAAAAAAGTAAAACTATTACAGTGAGTACTTATCATTCTTGTTTTCTATAAGATTTATTATTGATCAGAATTATTATTTAAAAGTTTACCATGATTTTGCATACTTTCCAGTTGAATTTTCTAAAGCCATTTTCTCCATACTCTGCAGGAGGATTATTATGTTCTGAGTTTGAAAAAGAGAATTGATTAAAAATCAAGAATCCGTACCTAGTGTCTGTAGAACATCAAGTTCAGCTGCAGACCGTCAAGCTGGCGTCGGAATTGCCTGCAAAGCAGAATAGCGATTCCGATGACAGTAGGTCTGACAGTTGTAACTTTTTGATATGAATTTCTGTTATTTGATACTCCCACCATGAAATACACATTCATATACTTTATCTTTTTTATAGAAGATCTCTTCTTCACCTTTAAACCAATTAAAAGTCCCCTCTACTTTACAGTGATATATATACTCTCCTGAAGTGTATAATCTGGGACCTCTAAATGGTAAATCATTACTTACATTTAACAAGCATTCTTTTAGAAAATCACCTGAAAATGAATCCATAAGAACTCTTCCCATATAATTCATTGACCAAATAGGTGTTTCTGATATCCAAAGAACCTCTTCACCGATAAATTGCTCTCCCCCATAAAATGAATCTAAATATTTATAATTATTTGTTTCATATTTTAAATCATGAGAGTTCAACCTTGATGAGATGGTTTCAGCTGCTTTTGCAGCATAAGTAGATTTTTTTGATGTACATAAAAAATCTATTATATTATTAGTTTCATATTTTTCTGCATCTGACTTTATTGTATATGGATTCGAGCCTTTTATTAGGGAATCCAGTGTTACCATAAATTTATCGCTTATGGTAATTAGCTTACTGATTTCTGGTGTTGATTCACCATTTTCCCATTTTGTTACTGATTGTCTGGAAACTCCAATTAATTCTGCAAAGGATTCTTGTGTAAGTCCATTGTCATTTCTAATACGGATTATTTCATTTTTAATATTCATAGTTCAACTCCTTATGGAGTATTCTATATTCCATAATTGTAAATACTACCAACCAGCACTATCTTTTAGGCAACCAATAGTTGCAAAAAAATAACCATGTTCAAAACCACGAAGTGGATTTTTATTCTCAATTATTCCGGTGCCGTAGGCTTCATAACTCATCTTATTATCCTGTTCTCCATAACTATTCAATAATTTCACCAAATATTACGTAGCAGATGTTCCTGTCAGAATTTACCTGTTTCTCTCATTCTTAAGTCGCCTGAATATGTACAGACCAAGACCCAATGACAATAAAGAGAACTCACATATAAGTGCACCGGGAATCGTTTTATACAAACCCAGACCATATGCGGAATTCTCTGAGAAAATATTTATCCCGTAGTTTAAGCCGATAACCTCCAGAGGCCAGGAAATGAAATCACAAATCCAATGACTTAATATCAAACCGGAAAAAATCAATACTGCTGAAAAACGGTGATAGATGAGATAAATAATCAAAGCTGAGATAAGACAGAATACCAATGTCATTAATAGACTGTGTGACAAGAATGCTGATTCGTCTTTTAGACCAATTAAACCAAAGAGTGCACTCATTAAATCGGGAACCATAACCGCGACAATCAATATCCACAAGGGCATTTGTCTCTCTACCGATTTGACGGCTAATCCAATACCTATATGCCCTAATAACATTCCAAGTCTCCAATATTTACATATTATATATGCATTTATTGAATATTCACTTACTTTCAATAAATACTACAGAATATCCTTTAATCATTCATCAAAATCAATAATTTGCCTCTAGTGTCGGTAGAACGCTCTAGTAAATTGCCGGTTTGTCCCAGAGCGAAGCAGAGGGTTGGCGTTGGATTTACTTCGGAATGAAGTATAAAGCAGAATCCCATGCAGAAAATAGGTCATTACAGTGGCCTTGTTCTAAGGTGTATTCCATTTATATAAGTTAAAACCTTTTGAAGCAAATATTGATTATGAATTAAATTGGATAGTTATGGACAATTTTTCTGTGAGTTCGTTTTTACTGTCTACAAACTCTCCTCTAAAGCTTTTTTATATTCTGCCCTTCCCCTTTCATATGTCTTTTTGTAAACATCAGTTTCTGCTTATGATAAGGATGCATTTTAAGAAACAATTTTTCTGATATATTGATTTTTCCCCTGGCGGTGAAAGAACATGAACCGTCATCACTTTCCTCAATAAGGAACTCGTTTCCAGGTGCAAATATAGCTAATGGATATAGTATCCGGTATTTTATGAGTTTATTTGGAATTACTTTTATGAATTAAAATGTCAGTTTCTGTAAAGTATCTCCGAGATATTCTTCTATATAAACAATGGAACCTTTTGTTACTGGTTTACCTTTGAGCCATTTTAGGTCCACATGTTCTTCATGCCATTCTTTGTAAGATTTCAGATCAGTCATACGTTGTGCTTGATAATTATATACTTTCTCTGCCGAAGCATTAATGACAATACTATCCTTCATAATCATGATTGTTCCTCTTGCAATAATTATAAAAATTTCAAAAGTCTAAGTCA harbors:
- a CDS encoding exo-alpha-sialidase; translated protein: MKKTILAKTKLHEIVSWAISLLMITVGGILICIPIVFWDFLVYEQFKPTVRPYYPVFYGAIAVGGFIIVLLGILGFVKKKDIKESRGNFLSNYIIPLFAIVVGVGALVGALDLYNTTEYLAADKLYLMILMAPILGALLLLLLVPAGISIIVKALRKKAISGASRRAVASALVLVLMGAVIGAVLTLPPDATAKPYPEDSPFRTVLYAQGEAGYNTFKIPTMITVPNGTILSFAEARTEHKDDWSKTDVVLRKSYDLGSTWTPLEVLMEEGNLIIGNACPVVDRKTGFIWLIFCKQNDTAWKMHSEDNGETWSEPIEITQDVKLPNWTWYATGPSNGIQLKDGTLIIPADHIVDRKMQGHVIFSKDGGSTWELGGTIPTGEEGTLVELDNGDLYINIRPVKPGHRVTAISEDQGLTWLDYTYDKALPDPACEGSLIKIEKPEGSLYLFTNPADSLHREMMTVRLSDDECKTWSKSKILYEGMASYSALSLIDAENDIIGCIFEKGANYYAEEIVFMRFPLSFLDE
- a CDS encoding HD-GYP domain-containing protein, which encodes MTIIIAFLMSWVLVNQIKHQMIIGHSDFYQSYVRAIPENYSEIIPLLDNHTLLNKTPDSSEKDEHHDSFNVETPDIRWLHFKTDLLQYPTVKQFRIINRENEVIWQFKDQNIPENSSPFNTMIKNLEHKDISYHIQSENPYFLVYYYIPIIVEEENIGTVEILDLDPNLRKSIIKNRKLVILMIFIGGFLFYSSLFFLFSRVYYNQSKALDKLDKSQSLTIYTMSQLAELRDDNTGAHINRTSLYCKILGSELSKVDKYKNYLTKAYLDDLERSAPLHDIGKVGIPDSILQKPGKLSAEEFEIIKTHPQLGAKVLKNASESLDFQSFFEIGYQIVLYHHENWDGSGYPFGTIAEEIPLSARIMSISDVYDALTTSRPYKSAFSHEKAMKIIVDDSGKKFDPDLIDALLNISDQFREISKQ
- a CDS encoding SRPBCC family protein; translation: MIMKDSIVINASAEKVYNYQAQRMTDLKSYKEWHEEHVDLKWLKGKPVTKGSIVYIEEYLGDTLQKLTF
- a CDS encoding DUF5680 domain-containing protein — translated: MNIKNEIIRIRNDNGLTQESFAELIGVSRQSVTKWENGESTPEISKLITISDKFMVTLDSLIKGSNPYTIKSDAEKYETNNIIDFLCTSKKSTYAAKAAETISSRLNSHDLKYETNNYKYLDSFYGGEQFIGEEVLWISETPIWSMNYMGRVLMDSFSGDFLKECLLNVSNDLPFRGPRLYTSGEYIYHCKVEGTFNWFKGEEEIFYKKDKVYECVFHGGSIK